One part of the Microbulbifer sp. THAF38 genome encodes these proteins:
- a CDS encoding DUF1631 domain-containing protein, giving the protein MSESSKVVSLSEKSAERSAGLTGKPAVLPSAVSMLKEKACAELFERVKSLFGKVDDSLFAMAERAHGQEEQDGLFQALRLLRVERRNIAERFIGSVQQAFQIRQEAQAEASFASDNLSLVHNDDLEQLVAADTMVANAKRDFAESLTELCLRLDTLYAVKVYDKNNPLGPDVICDAFVEAIQPLDLHIRARLTLLKKFEQLVMQQLRGFYEFCNQLLVEQGVLPSLREQQRAARQRSVYSAPGPSGTQARADASSVAGEGQGQIAQGVPVSGHFAPGLIPATAGMAPMPAGDLLSHLGALQNGVHYQGGGAAQLLNVGELLQQRLVEANQAASLAKVDSDVIKLVEMLFSFILEDRSLATPIKTLLGRLQLPLLKVAIADKSFFSKGGHPARKLLNELADAATGWQAPENYESDPLYREISQIVERALNEFDQDIHIFSALLESLREFIARERKRAEMLERRVVDEADGRAKTQAARARVAAVMDALVAERDLPPVVQDWLNKVWNNVLFLTCVKEGTDSEAWSHDVRTARDLVWSVQAPMPEARKQLLSLLPSLQERLREGIEALSYNAFEARSLFAGLKEIYRERFALAQRLTEERDRQVKEQVAREVQAATAVEAAVEDSTETSDVIAAVESQTAEVLRIDDPVEVESIEAQAEVAVPPMEEIEQAVAQAEVAPATEEQGLAQLAEDDPHWQMTFRLAQGSWFELKRSEDEQFRCRLAAVIRDIDQFIFVNRNGAKVAEFARLELAHALRSAQLLPLDDGMLFERALQSVIGNVRKKRSEQR; this is encoded by the coding sequence ATGAGTGAATCCAGCAAGGTAGTTTCTCTCTCAGAAAAAAGTGCAGAGCGCTCGGCAGGGCTTACAGGCAAGCCCGCAGTACTGCCGTCGGCTGTTTCAATGTTGAAAGAGAAGGCTTGCGCTGAGCTGTTTGAGCGGGTTAAGTCACTATTTGGCAAAGTAGATGACTCACTTTTCGCTATGGCTGAGCGGGCCCATGGCCAAGAAGAGCAGGATGGCTTGTTCCAGGCTTTGCGCCTGTTGCGGGTTGAGCGGCGCAATATCGCCGAGCGCTTTATCGGTAGTGTGCAACAGGCTTTTCAGATTCGCCAGGAAGCTCAGGCCGAGGCCAGCTTCGCTTCGGATAACCTATCGCTGGTCCACAACGATGACCTCGAGCAATTGGTGGCCGCAGATACCATGGTGGCCAATGCGAAACGCGACTTCGCGGAATCTCTCACCGAGTTGTGCCTGCGCCTGGACACTCTCTATGCGGTAAAGGTCTACGACAAGAACAACCCGCTGGGTCCAGATGTGATCTGCGATGCCTTTGTGGAGGCTATCCAGCCCCTCGACCTGCATATCCGCGCCCGCCTTACCCTGTTAAAGAAGTTTGAGCAGCTTGTGATGCAACAGCTGCGGGGTTTTTACGAATTTTGCAACCAGTTGCTGGTGGAGCAGGGGGTATTGCCCTCCCTGAGGGAGCAGCAGCGCGCTGCGCGCCAGCGTTCTGTTTACAGTGCGCCCGGTCCAAGTGGCACCCAGGCTCGAGCGGATGCCAGCTCGGTTGCGGGTGAAGGTCAGGGCCAGATTGCCCAAGGGGTTCCGGTCAGTGGCCACTTTGCGCCGGGCCTTATACCAGCTACCGCGGGTATGGCGCCTATGCCGGCAGGGGATCTGCTCAGTCACCTGGGGGCCCTGCAAAACGGTGTTCATTATCAAGGCGGCGGTGCAGCTCAGCTTCTCAACGTGGGGGAGCTATTGCAGCAGCGTTTGGTGGAGGCCAACCAGGCAGCATCGTTGGCAAAAGTGGATAGCGATGTCATCAAACTGGTGGAGATGCTGTTCTCCTTCATTTTGGAAGACCGTAGCCTCGCCACTCCAATAAAAACTCTGTTGGGTCGGCTGCAATTGCCTTTGCTGAAGGTGGCTATCGCCGACAAATCCTTCTTCAGCAAAGGAGGCCATCCCGCGCGCAAGCTGCTCAACGAGCTCGCCGATGCGGCGACAGGTTGGCAGGCTCCTGAAAATTATGAATCCGACCCGCTCTACCGGGAGATTTCACAGATTGTTGAGCGCGCCCTGAATGAATTTGATCAGGACATCCATATCTTTTCGGCGTTGTTGGAATCCCTGCGTGAATTTATTGCCCGCGAGCGCAAGCGCGCGGAGATGCTCGAACGCCGAGTGGTGGACGAGGCCGATGGTCGCGCAAAAACCCAGGCTGCACGAGCACGGGTTGCCGCTGTGATGGATGCGTTGGTGGCGGAGCGGGATTTGCCACCGGTCGTGCAGGACTGGCTCAACAAGGTGTGGAATAACGTATTGTTCCTCACCTGCGTTAAAGAGGGTACCGACAGCGAGGCCTGGAGTCACGATGTGCGCACTGCTCGGGATCTGGTCTGGAGTGTGCAGGCACCGATGCCGGAGGCACGCAAACAACTTTTGAGCCTGCTGCCTTCTCTACAGGAGCGCCTGCGCGAAGGCATTGAGGCACTTTCCTATAACGCATTTGAGGCGCGCAGCCTGTTTGCCGGCCTTAAGGAAATTTACCGCGAACGCTTTGCCCTGGCGCAACGTTTAACGGAAGAGCGCGACCGCCAGGTTAAGGAACAGGTAGCACGGGAAGTCCAGGCGGCCACTGCTGTGGAGGCGGCTGTAGAAGACTCCACTGAAACCTCCGATGTAATCGCTGCTGTAGAGTCACAAACAGCCGAAGTCTTGCGGATTGATGATCCGGTGGAAGTCGAGAGCATCGAAGCCCAGGCGGAAGTTGCGGTGCCGCCAATGGAAGAGATAGAGCAGGCCGTTGCCCAGGCAGAGGTTGCTCCTGCCACTGAGGAGCAAGGGCTGGCACAACTCGCTGAGGACGATCCCCATTGGCAGATGACTTTCCGCTTGGCCCAGGGAAGCTGGTTCGAGTTGAAACGCTCCGAAGACGAGCAGTTCCGCTGCCGTTTGGCGGCGGTGATCCGCGATATCGACCAGTTTATTTTTGTAAACCGCAATGGCGCCAAGGTGGCGGAATTTGCGCGCTTGGAATTGGCCCATGCCTTGCGCTCGGCACAGTTGTTGCCCTTAGACGATGGTATGTTGTTCGAGCGCGCTCTGCAGTCGGTAATCGGCAATGTGCGCAAGAAGCGCAGTGAACAGCGTTAA
- the ampD gene encoding 1,6-anhydro-N-acetylmuramyl-L-alanine amidase AmpD, with protein MKYQVDSGWLSGARRVPSPHCNSRPEDCPVDLLVIHSISLPPGQYGGPYIDTFFLGQLDIDAHPYFAEIAALQVSAHLLIDRDGIVTQYVPLDRRAWHAGKSEFRGRSNCNDFSIGIELEGLDTDSYTDAQYLALAEVTRAIMQAYPDIGVDKITGHSDIAPGRKLDPGPGFDWTRYLEEVQKITG; from the coding sequence TTGAAATATCAAGTGGATTCCGGCTGGTTATCCGGAGCGCGTCGGGTTCCCAGTCCTCACTGCAACAGCCGGCCAGAAGACTGCCCTGTGGACCTGCTGGTGATTCACAGTATCAGCCTGCCCCCTGGCCAGTACGGCGGCCCCTATATCGATACGTTTTTTCTGGGGCAGCTGGATATCGATGCCCACCCTTATTTTGCGGAAATTGCCGCTTTGCAGGTTTCTGCACATCTACTTATCGATCGCGATGGCATCGTTACCCAGTATGTGCCGCTGGATCGACGCGCCTGGCATGCGGGTAAATCGGAATTTAGGGGGCGCAGTAACTGCAATGACTTCTCTATTGGCATCGAGCTGGAGGGGTTGGATACGGATAGTTATACCGATGCCCAGTATTTGGCGCTGGCAGAGGTGACACGCGCCATTATGCAGGCCTACCCAGATATAGGGGTCGATAAAATTACCGGGCACTCCGATATCGCTCCTGGGCGCAAGTTAGATCCGGGACCGGGTTTTGACTGGACACGTTACCTGGAGGAAGTGCAGAAAATCACTGGGTAA
- the ampE gene encoding regulatory signaling modulator protein AmpE yields MTLLIILFTLALVQIWGSGAPLHRDRWFDRWSAYVGRLAQLREKEGLQLGFSILLPVLAVALIMVLIESSFGALGVLLLGVPLLLYCLGRGNFNDILSAYLRSWYRGDFKGAAEAARPLLQDIHEDAAEGGRLHEQVFRGAAYCAFERLFAVLFWFILLGIPGALLFRLSALYAERARGTEREATAARWLWLLEWVPVRVMGLSFAIVGNFAGCYRAWRQCLMCRERDTAQVLEAYLEGALGGIDANECSATADLSHIQRQSGAEIEGLQALLSRSLLLWITVLALVVLFF; encoded by the coding sequence ATGACCTTGCTGATTATTTTATTTACATTGGCCCTGGTACAAATTTGGGGATCGGGTGCGCCTTTGCACCGCGATCGTTGGTTCGATCGCTGGAGTGCCTATGTTGGGAGGCTTGCCCAGCTGCGTGAAAAAGAGGGTTTGCAGCTCGGGTTCAGCATCCTGCTACCGGTTCTGGCAGTGGCGCTGATAATGGTTCTAATAGAGTCTTCCTTCGGCGCTCTGGGGGTGCTGTTGCTGGGAGTTCCCCTGTTGCTCTACTGTCTGGGACGTGGAAATTTTAATGATATTTTGAGCGCTTATCTGCGCAGTTGGTATCGGGGTGATTTTAAAGGTGCCGCTGAAGCAGCGCGCCCCTTGTTACAGGACATTCATGAAGATGCTGCCGAGGGTGGACGCCTGCATGAACAGGTTTTTCGCGGTGCGGCATACTGTGCTTTTGAGCGGCTTTTTGCCGTATTGTTTTGGTTTATTTTACTGGGGATTCCCGGGGCGCTGTTGTTTCGTCTAAGTGCCCTGTATGCAGAACGGGCTCGGGGAACCGAAAGAGAGGCGACAGCTGCCCGCTGGCTGTGGCTGTTGGAGTGGGTACCTGTGCGGGTAATGGGACTCAGCTTTGCGATTGTCGGAAATTTTGCCGGTTGTTATCGGGCCTGGAGACAGTGCCTGATGTGTCGGGAGCGGGATACTGCCCAAGTGCTTGAAGCTTATCTCGAGGGCGCGTTGGGCGGCATTGACGCCAATGAGTGCAGTGCCACTGCAGACCTCTCCCATATCCAGCGTCAAAGTGGTGCGGAAATTGAGGGCTTACAGGCGTTGCTATCCAGATCCCTGTTGCTTTGGATTACCGTGCTGGCGTTGGTAGTCTTGTTTTTCTGA
- a CDS encoding aldehyde dehydrogenase family protein produces the protein MKVSLLEAQMLSDLSVGSGGNAAALVAGLRAYFRSGVTAELGWRRRQLSQLRKMLSENEARFIHALGEDLHKAPQEAYLTEIAFLYSDIDHTLKRLKRWVRPRKVSSPLLTQPATSYIRPEPLGVALIIGAWNYPLQLLLSPLVPAIAAGNCAVVKPSELAPTTSQLIAELLPSYLDRDAFACVEGAVAETTELLEQRWDHIMYTGGGRVGRIVMEAAAKHLTPVTLELGGKSPCIVADDADIELAARRIAWGKFTNAGQTCIAPDYVLCTQHTADLLVPAIQQALIAMFGENSQKSPDYGRIVNSRHTLRLADLLSGGDVIYGGDVDVEECYMAPTLMRCVNLEAPVMQEEIFGPILPVVELDEFGKVEAFVNQREKPLALYVFTKSDDLADRIVSSCSSGNACVNDCMMFMLAQDLPFGGVGASGMGCYHGEHGFKTFSHYKAVMKRKNILDFNLRYAPFNKRKFSLLRMLQK, from the coding sequence TTGAAGGTTTCATTACTGGAAGCGCAAATGCTGTCAGATCTCAGTGTGGGAAGTGGTGGCAATGCCGCAGCCTTGGTTGCCGGCCTGAGGGCTTATTTTCGCAGTGGAGTCACTGCAGAACTGGGCTGGAGGCGTCGGCAGTTGAGTCAGTTGCGCAAAATGCTCAGCGAAAACGAAGCCCGCTTTATTCATGCCCTGGGGGAAGACTTACACAAGGCTCCGCAGGAAGCCTATCTGACTGAGATCGCTTTCCTCTACAGTGATATCGATCATACCCTCAAGCGCTTAAAGCGCTGGGTTCGCCCGCGGAAAGTGTCCTCACCACTACTGACCCAGCCCGCAACTAGCTATATCCGTCCGGAACCTCTCGGAGTGGCTCTGATAATAGGCGCCTGGAACTATCCTTTGCAGTTGCTGCTATCGCCATTGGTTCCCGCAATCGCTGCGGGAAATTGCGCCGTGGTTAAGCCATCAGAGCTGGCACCCACTACCTCTCAATTGATCGCAGAGCTGTTGCCGAGCTATCTCGACCGCGATGCATTTGCCTGTGTTGAGGGCGCTGTAGCCGAGACCACTGAGCTGCTGGAGCAGCGCTGGGACCATATTATGTACACCGGCGGTGGCAGGGTCGGGAGAATTGTTATGGAGGCCGCAGCCAAACACCTGACGCCGGTCACTTTGGAACTCGGGGGAAAGAGCCCCTGTATCGTTGCGGACGATGCCGATATTGAGCTCGCCGCCCGTCGCATCGCTTGGGGTAAGTTCACCAATGCAGGGCAGACCTGTATCGCACCGGATTATGTACTGTGCACTCAGCATACCGCCGATTTATTGGTACCGGCTATTCAACAGGCGTTGATAGCAATGTTCGGCGAGAACTCACAGAAGAGTCCTGACTATGGGCGTATCGTCAATAGCCGGCATACGCTGCGCCTGGCGGATCTTCTCAGTGGTGGAGATGTTATCTATGGCGGTGATGTGGATGTTGAAGAGTGTTATATGGCACCGACTTTGATGCGCTGTGTCAATCTTGAGGCGCCAGTGATGCAGGAGGAGATATTCGGGCCAATTCTGCCGGTGGTCGAGCTGGATGAGTTCGGAAAAGTGGAGGCATTTGTTAATCAACGGGAAAAACCGCTGGCCTTGTATGTCTTTACCAAAAGCGATGACTTGGCCGATCGCATTGTCTCAAGCTGTAGCTCCGGTAACGCCTGTGTGAATGACTGCATGATGTTTATGTTGGCCCAGGATCTGCCGTTTGGCGGAGTGGGAGCCAGCGGAATGGGCTGTTATCACGGAGAGCATGGTTTTAAAACCTTCAGTCACTACAAGGCCGTAATGAAGCGCAAGAATATTTTGGATTTCAATCTGCGCTATGCCCCTTTCAATAAACGAAAATTCAGCTTGTTGAGAATGTTGCAGAAGTAG
- a CDS encoding threonine/serine dehydratase, which translates to MLSDRNDLPTSADVFCAAQTISGSVHRTPLIRSQLLDQVGGANLWFKCEHLQKVGAFKARGATNALANLPDGVQLVATHSSGNHGAALAWAAAERGLPCIVVMPETAPKAKRVAVQSYGAKIISCGPSQTEREAALQAVVEETGAHVVPPFDDSRIIAGQGTVALEMMQQCRDRGFTPDVILAPVGGGGLLAGIGLAMTALAPDVLVIGAEPAGADDAQRSLRGGVHITTQQPNTIADGLRTTLGRRNYPVIRRTVRDIVTVSENGIVRAMELLWTRTKQLVEPSAAVGLAAVLEHGARFRNKNVAIVLTGGNMDLDRASNLLAGVEE; encoded by the coding sequence ATGCTATCGGACCGTAACGACCTGCCCACCAGCGCGGATGTTTTTTGCGCTGCTCAAACTATTTCTGGCTCTGTTCATAGAACACCACTCATTCGCTCCCAATTACTCGACCAAGTAGGGGGCGCTAATCTCTGGTTCAAATGCGAGCACCTGCAGAAAGTGGGTGCTTTCAAGGCCCGCGGTGCCACCAACGCCCTTGCCAATCTGCCTGATGGGGTACAACTGGTGGCAACCCACTCCTCGGGAAATCACGGCGCAGCCCTGGCATGGGCGGCAGCTGAGCGCGGCCTGCCCTGTATAGTTGTGATGCCAGAGACGGCGCCCAAGGCCAAGCGAGTGGCTGTGCAGAGTTACGGTGCCAAAATTATCAGTTGTGGTCCCAGCCAAACCGAGCGTGAAGCCGCATTGCAAGCAGTAGTAGAGGAGACTGGTGCCCATGTGGTTCCGCCTTTTGATGACAGCCGCATTATCGCGGGGCAGGGCACCGTTGCGTTGGAAATGATGCAGCAGTGTCGCGATCGGGGTTTTACTCCTGATGTGATCCTGGCCCCGGTAGGGGGTGGGGGGTTGCTGGCAGGTATCGGCCTGGCCATGACGGCTCTTGCACCGGATGTGTTGGTGATTGGCGCTGAACCCGCAGGTGCTGATGATGCCCAAAGGTCTTTACGCGGTGGGGTGCATATCACCACCCAGCAGCCCAATACCATTGCCGATGGTCTGCGCACCACACTGGGACGCAGGAATTATCCCGTGATTCGTCGCACGGTGCGGGATATTGTGACAGTTTCTGAAAATGGTATCGTGCGGGCAATGGAACTGTTGTGGACGCGTACCAAGCAATTGGTGGAACCCTCTGCGGCGGTTGGCCTGGCCGCGGTGCTTGAGCACGGTGCGCGCTTTCGCAATAAGAATGTTGCGATAGTCCTCACGGGCGGCAATATGGACCTGGATAGGGCCTCGAACCTATTGGCTGGTGTAGAAGAATAA
- a CDS encoding YbhB/YbcL family Raf kinase inhibitor-like protein, whose amino-acid sequence MNIGFRRFSYRKLSKGLLASALFLATMAAQAGQLTLSSSSLKPGGKMPLAHVYSGCGGENLSPQLSWSGAPEGTKSYAVMVYDPDAPTGSGWWHWVMFNIPADVTSLPEGAGDLKNGLIPEAVQGRNDYGNPGYGGACPPKGHGDHRYRFRVYALKVDSLPLDENSSPAKVGFNVNANKLAEAELEVLWGH is encoded by the coding sequence ATGAATATAGGATTTCGCCGTTTTAGTTACCGCAAACTCAGTAAAGGCCTACTGGCATCAGCACTTTTCCTGGCGACAATGGCTGCGCAAGCAGGGCAGCTGACCCTCTCTTCCAGCTCCCTGAAACCCGGTGGGAAGATGCCGCTGGCCCACGTGTATAGCGGATGTGGTGGGGAGAACCTCTCTCCCCAGTTGAGCTGGAGTGGCGCGCCGGAGGGAACTAAAAGCTATGCGGTGATGGTCTATGATCCCGATGCGCCTACTGGCAGCGGTTGGTGGCACTGGGTGATGTTTAATATCCCCGCTGATGTAACCAGCTTGCCGGAGGGCGCGGGTGACCTTAAAAACGGCTTGATACCTGAGGCGGTTCAGGGGCGCAATGATTATGGCAACCCCGGTTATGGGGGTGCCTGTCCTCCAAAAGGTCACGGCGATCACCGCTATCGATTCCGGGTTTATGCCCTGAAAGTGGATTCTTTGCCGCTGGATGAGAATTCCTCCCCCGCCAAGGTAGGCTTCAATGTAAACGCCAATAAATTGGCGGAGGCCGAACTTGAGGTTCTGTGGGGCCACTAA
- a CDS encoding AmpG family muropeptide MFS transporter: MQQNLTWGQTLRVYLKPKVLTMFFLGFSAGLPLLLVFSTLTAWLRDYGVSRTAIGFFAWVGITFSIKVLWAPIIDHLRLPSPIARLGKRRSWMLVSQLGIALGLMGMSSVNPQLALTEVALLALWVAFCSASQDVAIDAYRIEAIDENYQGAMAANYVFGYRVAMLVAGAGALYIADIASWSVSYLAMAGLMGIGVITTLAIAEPDHSQVNREAEGMQSAWVERLLGKGEHSRLKEWFIRAVACPFIEFFQRNGRFALVLLIFIGIFRLSDIAMGIMANPFYLDLGFTKTEIAEISKVFGFFCTVLGSFLGGLFVVRYGIMRPLILGAVMVACTNLLFAQLALIGPDKAWLALVISADNISGGIANAVLIAYLSSLANKAYTATQYALFSSLMTLPGKFISGFSGIVVDAQGYAHFFIYAALMGLPAVLLAIYLWRREKRDWRGEQPQPG; encoded by the coding sequence ATGCAGCAGAACTTAACCTGGGGGCAGACACTGCGGGTTTACCTGAAGCCCAAAGTCCTCACCATGTTTTTCCTTGGTTTCTCGGCCGGACTCCCCTTACTGCTGGTTTTTTCCACTCTGACCGCCTGGCTGCGCGATTACGGTGTGAGTCGCACAGCCATCGGTTTTTTTGCCTGGGTGGGTATCACCTTTTCCATCAAGGTGTTGTGGGCACCGATCATCGATCACCTGCGTCTGCCTTCTCCAATTGCGCGCCTGGGTAAACGCCGCAGTTGGATGCTGGTCTCCCAACTAGGTATAGCTCTTGGGCTTATGGGAATGTCCAGCGTAAACCCACAATTGGCCCTGACCGAAGTGGCCCTACTCGCCCTGTGGGTGGCATTTTGCTCGGCTTCGCAGGATGTCGCTATTGATGCCTATCGAATCGAAGCGATCGATGAAAATTATCAGGGCGCCATGGCGGCGAATTACGTCTTTGGCTATCGAGTAGCGATGCTGGTGGCAGGGGCTGGTGCGCTCTATATCGCGGATATTGCCAGCTGGTCGGTATCTTACCTGGCGATGGCGGGACTGATGGGCATTGGTGTGATCACCACATTGGCGATTGCCGAGCCCGATCATTCCCAGGTCAATCGCGAGGCGGAGGGCATGCAGAGTGCATGGGTCGAGCGCCTGCTTGGCAAAGGAGAGCACAGCCGTCTTAAAGAGTGGTTCATTCGAGCGGTGGCCTGCCCGTTTATTGAATTCTTCCAGCGTAATGGTCGTTTTGCCCTCGTTTTGTTGATTTTTATCGGCATATTCCGCCTCAGCGATATTGCCATGGGCATCATGGCGAATCCCTTTTACTTGGATTTGGGATTTACCAAGACCGAAATCGCCGAGATCAGTAAGGTTTTTGGGTTTTTCTGCACGGTCCTCGGTTCGTTTCTCGGTGGCCTATTCGTCGTGCGCTACGGCATTATGCGCCCCCTGATCCTCGGCGCGGTGATGGTCGCGTGTACCAACCTCCTGTTTGCCCAGCTCGCGCTTATCGGCCCGGACAAGGCCTGGCTGGCTTTGGTGATCAGTGCCGACAATATCAGCGGGGGCATCGCCAACGCGGTTTTGATTGCTTATCTCTCCAGCCTGGCGAACAAGGCTTATACAGCCACGCAGTACGCCTTGTTTAGCTCCCTGATGACGTTGCCCGGTAAATTTATCAGTGGCTTCTCTGGCATAGTGGTCGATGCTCAGGGCTATGCTCATTTCTTTATTTACGCCGCCCTGATGGGGTTGCCAGCTGTCCTACTTGCCATCTACCTCTGGCGTAGGGAAAAGCGTGACTGGCGTGGAGAGCAGCCTCAGCCTGGCTAG
- a CDS encoding AmpG family muropeptide MFS transporter, producing MSHETVREAIFNRRMLICIGTGFSSGMPLFVLIQLVPAWLRTEGVDLATIGIFSLLGLPYTWKFLWAPLMERYAFPILGRRRGWMLVMQLLLIVFIGALGMFNPQFNIWTIAALCFGVAFFSASQDIVLDAFRREILPDWELGLGNSFHANAYRISGLVPGSLSLILSDHLAWGQVFWVTAAFMLIAVFMTLMVSEPQHPAARPRSLREAIVLPFVEFFSRNGVRHAVLVLAFMFLYKLGDSMATALATPYYLDMGYSNTDIGIVAKNAGLWPAVIGGFLGGLLIVRIGINKCLWIFGVIQLVSIFGFMILAQANEGLVGTPGFKPSLWLLAVVIAFEYLGVGLGTAVFIAFIARTTSKLHTATQLALFTALTSLPRTFANASTGYLVESMGWINFFLLCAALAVPGMLLLFAVAPWKGEGEEA from the coding sequence ATGTCCCACGAAACAGTCAGGGAAGCGATATTTAACCGGAGAATGCTGATCTGTATCGGCACCGGCTTTTCCTCGGGGATGCCGTTGTTTGTACTGATACAGTTGGTGCCCGCTTGGCTCAGAACCGAGGGAGTGGACCTGGCGACGATTGGTATTTTCTCCCTACTGGGATTGCCCTATACCTGGAAGTTTCTCTGGGCGCCGCTTATGGAGCGCTACGCTTTCCCGATATTAGGGAGGCGGCGGGGGTGGATGCTGGTGATGCAGCTCCTGCTGATCGTCTTTATTGGCGCACTGGGGATGTTCAACCCCCAATTTAATATTTGGACGATTGCAGCCCTGTGCTTCGGCGTCGCCTTTTTTAGCGCCAGCCAGGATATTGTTCTGGATGCCTTTCGCCGGGAAATCCTACCAGACTGGGAGTTGGGACTCGGCAACTCTTTTCACGCCAACGCTTACCGCATTTCCGGCTTAGTGCCGGGGTCTCTCAGCTTAATTCTCTCTGATCACCTGGCCTGGGGGCAGGTGTTTTGGGTGACGGCGGCCTTTATGCTGATTGCGGTATTTATGACCTTAATGGTTTCCGAACCGCAGCACCCTGCCGCGCGACCAAGATCACTACGTGAAGCCATCGTTTTGCCTTTTGTGGAGTTTTTTAGTCGCAATGGCGTCAGGCATGCCGTCTTGGTATTGGCCTTTATGTTTCTGTATAAGTTGGGCGATAGCATGGCTACTGCCCTGGCGACGCCTTACTACCTGGATATGGGCTATTCCAATACGGATATTGGTATTGTCGCTAAAAATGCCGGGCTTTGGCCGGCGGTAATTGGTGGCTTTCTCGGCGGGCTGTTAATCGTGCGCATCGGCATTAATAAATGCCTGTGGATTTTCGGGGTTATTCAGCTTGTTTCGATCTTTGGTTTTATGATTCTGGCCCAGGCCAATGAGGGCTTGGTGGGTACCCCCGGGTTCAAGCCCAGCCTCTGGTTACTGGCAGTGGTTATTGCTTTTGAATACTTGGGGGTGGGGCTTGGAACCGCAGTGTTTATTGCCTTTATTGCTCGAACCACGAGTAAATTGCATACCGCGACACAATTAGCGCTCTTTACGGCGCTGACCTCCCTGCCCAGAACTTTTGCCAATGCCTCTACGGGCTATTTGGTGGAGTCTATGGGTTGGATCAACTTCTTCTTGCTGTGCGCCGCTCTTGCGGTTCCAGGGATGTTGTTACTCTTTGCCGTGGCCCCGTGGAAGGGGGAGGGCGAAGAAGCCTGA
- a CDS encoding MGMT family protein — protein sequence MSEEQTSSALARICRVLASIPSGYVVTYGDLAEMAGFPRAARLAGQQLRKLPKDTNLPWHRVINAQGRISLPEPGASRQRERLQKEGVSFLKGRVDMARYRWKP from the coding sequence GTGAGCGAAGAACAAACTAGCAGTGCACTTGCCAGAATATGTCGCGTTTTGGCCTCAATCCCAAGTGGCTATGTAGTCACTTATGGGGATTTGGCAGAAATGGCCGGCTTTCCCAGAGCAGCTCGACTCGCCGGCCAACAACTGAGGAAGTTACCCAAAGACACAAATCTCCCTTGGCACAGAGTCATCAACGCCCAGGGACGTATCTCCCTGCCCGAGCCCGGGGCCTCGCGCCAGCGGGAGCGACTACAGAAGGAGGGGGTTAGCTTTCTCAAAGGGCGAGTGGATATGGCTAGATACCGGTGGAAGCCCTAG